A portion of the Deinococcus sp. AB2017081 genome contains these proteins:
- a CDS encoding protein kinase domain-containing protein: protein MPVDETLPPGTLLQGGQFRLEGTLGQGGFGITYLATDLQLQRSVAIKELFHSDWKRQGLVVQPSRKLTAAEFQDVRDSFLAEARVLAQFADPGIVQVYAQFTEHNTAYLVMEYLQGESMAFRLGRTGTMPAADLLRVTRELARALRHLHAANKLHRDIKPENVILERTGRAVLIDFGSAREFRAGQTTRMTQLVTPGYAPLEQYLAQSKAGPPADLYALGATLHHALTGQMPPSAVERAAGTPLPPLPRGTPAGLAQAVDSALQMHIGDRPQTADDFLSLLTAPQPAPRAPRPAPQAPAPPKWPNFGPKPLIGYLKHQRLTPNDFMNQLEDGRIQISELPPEVRAELLRMSWINAAGDLTFRHAWGNVPKAQPPKPTGSPSPPAPSRPKPQPAPPSPRTPAPAPRPVPPPQPAVPAPPPSGKSPVPPPSPAPFPAPDEIRHLWAAIMHVPRPVDIPLAVPPLPRPPRKISVRTYVTVAGLMLSLGGCAWGFGTLSLTSVGLSLLGLIVVALISSGNQGSPESRLIAQVEAVDHRIAQRVNRYQYHEGVWQRFDAQLSALEGIRDQLYAADQLLVRREEEARAKRKAADLEWELRRTRLEPGVVTGVGVKRVDALRQRGLSTAHAMDRGKLARVPGIGEKTIRDLMQWRAEVERRIEATLPTWSGDPLLHTAVSLELQQLRQQLADGPSRLQLVIREGQAAHTLAQHEVQQLVAERDGLLAQL, encoded by the coding sequence GTGCCAGTCGACGAGACGCTGCCACCTGGAACCCTGCTCCAGGGCGGCCAGTTCCGCCTCGAAGGCACGCTCGGCCAGGGCGGGTTCGGCATCACCTATCTGGCCACAGACCTTCAGCTCCAGCGTTCGGTGGCCATCAAGGAACTGTTTCACAGTGACTGGAAGCGTCAGGGCCTGGTCGTCCAGCCATCTCGGAAGCTGACGGCTGCGGAGTTCCAGGACGTCCGTGACAGTTTCCTGGCCGAAGCACGGGTGCTGGCGCAGTTCGCGGATCCTGGGATCGTGCAGGTGTACGCGCAGTTCACCGAGCACAACACCGCTTACCTGGTGATGGAGTACCTCCAGGGCGAGTCGATGGCATTTCGGCTCGGTCGCACGGGTACCATGCCTGCTGCGGATCTTCTGCGTGTGACCAGGGAACTCGCCCGGGCCCTCCGTCACCTGCATGCGGCGAACAAGCTCCACCGAGATATCAAACCGGAGAATGTCATCCTCGAACGCACTGGGCGTGCTGTGCTGATCGACTTCGGTTCGGCCCGGGAGTTCCGGGCGGGCCAGACCACCCGGATGACCCAGCTGGTCACGCCAGGGTACGCGCCGCTGGAGCAGTACCTCGCGCAGAGCAAGGCGGGGCCGCCTGCGGATCTCTACGCTCTCGGCGCGACGCTGCATCATGCCCTGACCGGGCAGATGCCGCCGTCCGCCGTGGAGCGCGCGGCCGGCACCCCACTGCCACCCCTTCCCCGCGGTACGCCTGCCGGTCTGGCGCAGGCCGTGGACTCGGCCCTGCAGATGCATATTGGCGACCGGCCCCAGACGGCCGATGACTTCCTGAGCCTGCTGACAGCGCCCCAACCTGCCCCCAGAGCCCCACGACCGGCACCCCAGGCACCGGCACCACCCAAGTGGCCCAACTTCGGACCGAAGCCGCTGATCGGTTATCTGAAGCACCAGCGGCTCACCCCCAACGACTTCATGAATCAACTGGAGGACGGCCGCATTCAGATCAGCGAACTGCCTCCTGAGGTGCGCGCCGAGCTGCTCCGCATGTCATGGATCAATGCCGCAGGGGATCTCACTTTCCGCCACGCGTGGGGGAACGTGCCGAAGGCCCAGCCCCCCAAGCCCACGGGGTCGCCTTCTCCACCAGCACCCAGCAGGCCGAAACCTCAGCCTGCCCCGCCATCTCCGCGAACACCCGCACCGGCTCCACGACCGGTACCTCCGCCACAACCAGCGGTGCCAGCGCCCCCTCCGTCAGGCAAGTCTCCAGTACCACCCCCCTCACCAGCTCCATTCCCGGCTCCCGACGAGATCCGCCACCTGTGGGCGGCAATCATGCATGTGCCGCGTCCCGTCGATATCCCACTGGCGGTTCCACCGCTGCCACGGCCGCCCCGTAAGATCTCGGTGCGCACCTACGTCACGGTGGCCGGGCTGATGCTCTCGCTGGGGGGCTGCGCGTGGGGATTCGGCACCCTCAGTCTGACCTCGGTGGGGTTGAGCCTGTTGGGCTTGATCGTGGTTGCCCTGATCTCCTCGGGGAACCAGGGATCCCCTGAGTCACGTCTCATCGCCCAGGTGGAGGCGGTCGATCACCGCATCGCGCAGCGCGTGAACCGCTATCAATACCATGAAGGTGTATGGCAACGGTTTGATGCCCAGCTGAGCGCATTGGAGGGCATCCGTGACCAGCTGTACGCTGCCGATCAACTGCTTGTTCGCCGCGAGGAGGAGGCCCGCGCCAAGCGGAAGGCGGCTGATCTGGAGTGGGAGTTGCGGCGAACCCGGTTGGAGCCCGGCGTGGTGACGGGAGTCGGCGTCAAACGTGTCGATGCACTCCGGCAGCGTGGTCTTTCGACGGCCCATGCCATGGATCGGGGGAAGCTGGCGCGCGTCCCGGGCATCGGCGAGAAGACGATCCGAGATCTGATGCAGTGGCGGGCTGAGGTCGAGAGAAGAATTGAGGCAACGTTGCCCACTTGGTCAGGTGATCCGCTCCTCCACACTGCCGTGTCGCTCGAACTCCAGCAATTGAGACAGCAGCTGGCGGATGGCCCCAGTCGTCTGCAACTCGTCATCAGAGAGGGTCAGGCTGCTCACACTTTGGCGCAGCATGAGGTACAGCAACTGGTGGCCGAGCGCGATGGACTCTTGGCGCAGCTCTGA
- a CDS encoding IS6 family transposase — protein sequence MLSGQKLPGYRFPLAVIGYAVWLYHRFTLSYRDVEELLLERGICVTRDSIRSWCIKFSDPLAQNLRHREPRRGSRWHLDEMRVEVGGITHWLWRAVNEHGVVLDVFLQRRRDTETAKAFFLRLLGEHDVPAIIHTDKLWSYGAAPRTLPVLHSVEHVQVVSTARCNNLVEQSHRPTRRQERQQRGFRSRHRAQGFLDLHARITNLHHSARCTVPAHHRRHHQQRAFALWRDVVKQVA from the coding sequence ATGCTGAGCGGTCAGAAGCTCCCCGGCTACCGGTTTCCCCTGGCCGTCATCGGCTACGCCGTCTGGCTTTACCACCGCTTCACGCTGAGCTACCGAGACGTCGAAGAACTGCTGCTGGAACGAGGGATTTGCGTCACCCGTGATTCCATCCGCAGCTGGTGTATCAAATTCAGTGACCCGCTCGCCCAGAACCTGCGCCACCGGGAACCCCGCCGGGGTTCCCGGTGGCATCTCGACGAAATGCGTGTGGAGGTCGGGGGCATTACTCATTGGTTGTGGCGGGCGGTCAACGAACATGGCGTTGTGCTGGATGTGTTCCTTCAGCGGCGCCGGGACACAGAGACGGCTAAGGCTTTCTTCCTCCGGCTCCTGGGTGAGCATGACGTCCCAGCCATCATCCACACCGACAAGCTGTGGAGCTACGGTGCGGCGCCTCGCACGCTTCCCGTGCTCCACAGCGTGGAGCACGTCCAAGTCGTGTCTACGGCTCGCTGCAATAACCTCGTGGAACAATCCCATCGACCCACACGCCGACAAGAGCGGCAGCAGCGAGGATTCAGGTCACGACATCGAGCCCAGGGATTCCTTGACCTACACGCCAGAATCACGAATCTACACCACTCGGCCCGCTGTACCGTTCCCGCGCATCATCGTCGTCACCACCAACAACGGGCATTCGCGCTCTGGCGCGACGTCGTGAAGCAGGTGGCCTGA
- a CDS encoding serine hydrolase, whose protein sequence is MTQHGEAALLYEIFSGKRIIDFFSNATKTTVDVIEIQEKLEKILQMSGKLLSVEPSGDLWRVNFRTRVLLVRIVVNALMKISDLRVISMMDVCESIDSICDEIRDFGDCVSFSITRNGLEVQNHRVDSQMQIASLFKLFIAREYLDLKKNYSDFDNRIIKIDSAMVSLQTGILQDFPDKTYINYNMIFNLMLCLSDNTAADMLLDIVGRSSIEKYLSESSIPAMKTRECYVMNTYYEKYADLWFASDYHTRLKVLASTPYDTPSILHFYREMIGTPIGWYSTAKKINNVMSDLIECSILGFGKPPIIFDVNRFTFFRYKGGSSPGVYAVSISLKCHSSDLYTMTFILNNFLSHMDFDTMQRKLIALIRKMSYSLEMA, encoded by the coding sequence ATGACGCAGCATGGAGAGGCGGCTTTGCTTTATGAGATTTTTTCAGGTAAAAGAATAATAGATTTTTTTTCTAATGCTACCAAAACCACTGTTGATGTGATAGAGATACAAGAGAAACTGGAAAAGATACTACAGATGTCTGGTAAATTATTGAGTGTTGAGCCGTCTGGAGACCTCTGGAGAGTCAATTTTAGAACTCGGGTGCTCCTAGTTCGCATCGTTGTTAATGCTCTGATGAAAATATCAGATCTTCGTGTTATCTCTATGATGGACGTATGCGAGAGTATCGACAGTATTTGTGATGAAATTAGAGATTTCGGTGATTGTGTTTCCTTTTCGATTACAAGAAATGGATTAGAGGTACAAAATCATAGAGTCGATTCTCAAATGCAAATTGCGTCACTGTTTAAATTATTTATTGCTCGAGAGTATTTGGATTTGAAGAAAAATTATTCTGATTTTGACAATCGGATTATAAAGATCGACTCAGCTATGGTAAGTCTGCAAACTGGAATTCTTCAAGATTTCCCAGATAAAACTTATATTAATTATAATATGATTTTTAATCTTATGTTATGTTTGAGTGATAATACAGCTGCCGATATGTTGTTAGACATAGTTGGCAGATCTTCTATCGAAAAGTATTTATCTGAGAGTAGTATTCCTGCGATGAAAACACGCGAGTGTTATGTTATGAACACTTATTATGAAAAATACGCAGATCTATGGTTTGCATCAGACTATCATACTAGGTTGAAAGTTTTGGCTTCAACTCCCTATGACACACCCAGTATTCTACATTTTTATAGAGAGATGATTGGTACACCAATTGGATGGTATTCAACAGCAAAAAAGATTAACAATGTAATGTCTGATTTGATCGAGTGCAGTATATTGGGTTTTGGTAAGCCGCCGATTATATTTGACGTCAATAGATTCACTTTTTTTCGCTATAAGGGCGGCTCATCTCCAGGTGTATATGCTGTATCTATTTCTCTAAAGTGTCATTCGTCAGATCTATACACTATGACGTTTATTTTAAATAATTTTCTATCACATATGGATTTTGATACTATGCAGAGAAAATTGATAGCTCTAATTAGAAAGATGTCGTATAGTTTGGAGATGGCATGA
- a CDS encoding ABC transporter ATP-binding protein has translation MNSQAKMYEFFKIYRRTFGLAMQADKNDTQVILIMSCINAFSPLIGIFITGQIVNHLAQNPLNVKYLLTLVSCWAIVSILSTYLYTILPIKQARLADKLNIFINVSVMEKSKSFQGIGKFENVDFHNNLTQIQNEAVYRANNLVFMSINIITNTILLAGILILISSINVLLAAILFVVLLPYAKETSKIARIQLEENYAMNTDYRRISYYSQSVLSGTTAKEARMFNFYEFFIERFKILSNERANTLHKQRIARSKISQTLLVIEELVAFSGLAWLIRSAYLGNLTYGSIIIYIQGVARLQQALDQTAQDISMLSGDLLYISGLYSFLDSHDEMEGGHLTPNLDTVEITFENVSFSYLPGIEILKNISLTIDNRQSIAIVGGNGSGKSTLMKLILRFYDPTEGRILINGIDLTLIDQEYWRYHILVMFQDYNKYHLTIGENISFDSQDINFMSGATKISGFSKTMDSKLLSYSTQLGRQFDGVELSGGEWQRLAMARALTKMSFAKIAILDEPTSAIDPVIESEVFDSLTTVLNKMTSIVITHRMYAAKVCDIIIVMEEGQIVERGNHIDLIKSNKNYKQLWDTQAGLYDLALGDNNED, from the coding sequence ATGAATAGTCAAGCAAAGATGTATGAATTTTTTAAGATATACAGACGGACTTTTGGATTAGCAATGCAAGCTGATAAAAATGACACACAAGTCATTCTAATTATGTCTTGCATTAATGCATTTTCGCCATTAATTGGCATTTTCATTACTGGACAGATTGTAAATCACCTTGCTCAAAATCCACTTAACGTCAAATACTTGCTTACTCTGGTATCGTGCTGGGCGATAGTCTCAATCCTATCTACTTATTTGTATACAATTTTACCTATAAAGCAGGCTCGGCTTGCGGATAAGCTAAATATATTCATCAATGTCAGTGTAATGGAAAAGAGCAAATCGTTTCAAGGGATTGGAAAATTCGAAAACGTTGATTTTCATAATAACCTTACGCAAATTCAAAATGAAGCAGTGTATAGAGCTAATAACTTGGTTTTTATGTCAATTAACATTATCACTAATACAATTCTGTTAGCAGGAATATTAATTCTAATATCTAGTATTAATGTACTCCTTGCCGCTATACTATTTGTAGTCTTGTTACCATATGCAAAAGAAACAAGTAAAATTGCTAGGATACAGTTAGAAGAAAATTATGCCATGAACACAGACTACAGGAGAATATCTTACTATTCGCAATCTGTCTTATCTGGTACTACTGCAAAAGAGGCAAGAATGTTTAATTTTTATGAATTTTTTATTGAAAGATTTAAAATTCTTTCAAATGAAAGGGCCAATACATTGCATAAACAACGGATTGCAAGATCTAAAATTTCCCAAACATTACTAGTTATTGAGGAATTAGTAGCATTTTCTGGTTTAGCTTGGTTAATACGTAGCGCTTATTTAGGTAATTTAACATACGGAAGCATAATTATTTATATACAAGGTGTAGCGCGATTACAACAGGCATTAGATCAGACTGCTCAAGATATATCTATGCTATCTGGAGATCTGCTTTACATTAGCGGACTTTACTCATTTTTAGATTCACATGATGAAATGGAAGGCGGACATTTAACGCCTAATCTCGACACAGTTGAAATTACTTTTGAGAATGTATCGTTTTCGTATCTGCCTGGAATAGAAATTTTGAAAAATATATCATTAACGATTGACAACAGGCAAAGCATCGCCATAGTTGGGGGAAACGGCAGCGGTAAATCTACGCTAATGAAGTTGATTTTGAGGTTTTATGATCCAACAGAGGGAAGAATATTGATAAATGGCATTGATTTGACTTTGATTGATCAGGAGTATTGGAGATATCACATTCTTGTTATGTTTCAGGATTATAATAAATACCATCTAACTATTGGTGAAAATATTTCATTCGATAGTCAAGATATCAATTTTATGAGTGGTGCTACGAAGATTTCTGGATTCTCAAAAACTATGGATAGTAAACTATTAAGCTACTCGACTCAGTTGGGCCGGCAATTCGATGGCGTAGAGCTATCTGGAGGAGAATGGCAGAGGCTGGCTATGGCACGCGCACTAACGAAAATGAGTTTCGCAAAAATTGCTATTTTAGATGAACCCACGTCGGCTATAGATCCTGTAATCGAATCGGAGGTTTTTGACTCTTTGACTACTGTTCTAAACAAGATGACATCTATTGTAATTACACACAGGATGTATGCCGCTAAAGTTTGCGACATTATTATTGTAATGGAAGAAGGACAGATTGTGGAAAGAGGCAATCATATTGACTTAATAAAGAGTAATAAAAATTATAAACAACTTTGGGATACACAAGCTGGATTGTATGATTTAGCGTTAGGAGATAATAATGAAGATTAA